From Echinicola soli, a single genomic window includes:
- a CDS encoding glycoside hydrolase family 5 protein: MTKLSNLLFLLLSICGILLFPGCTSGNNSHNTTSHLPDSSMSKLSADKTKVVNEQGEEVILRAIGLGGWLLQEGYMLNPKGSKIGTQWQMKKALYDQGLSMEEVEAFYQEWRDKFITKKDIDNIASLGFNAIRIPMHYELFLTSTQRSMRNKAIIDTTQLNNYINGLSKWLDEGSLFAHPGELEGIQILDKLLGWCEANGMYVILDLHAAPGGQGTDANIADILVKNDLWNRKDEQGRHIYQEVTVELWKMLSGKYIDDNRIAWYDLINEPNNVPSNGPIHALFDRLITTIREMEDSHLIMVEGNGWGNNYDLMEPSTFAHPENLIYNAHRYWIPAEEDTILDPNPNQINRIVNLTAFRDRHQVPVWVGETGENNNAWLKQNIEKMEEANIGWCHWTYKRFDKNENAALRRIQPPYLTEGISVMQKVLKNIQFSNTIPNTKTIQTVAPTP; the protein is encoded by the coding sequence ATGACCAAACTATCCAACCTATTATTTCTATTGTTGAGTATTTGTGGTATTTTATTGTTTCCCGGATGCACTTCCGGGAACAATAGCCACAATACCACGTCCCACTTGCCGGACAGCTCAATGAGCAAACTTTCTGCGGACAAAACGAAAGTCGTCAACGAGCAGGGAGAGGAAGTGATATTGAGAGCTATCGGCTTAGGAGGCTGGCTGCTTCAGGAAGGCTATATGCTCAATCCAAAAGGAAGCAAAATCGGCACGCAATGGCAGATGAAAAAGGCCCTTTACGACCAAGGACTATCCATGGAAGAAGTGGAAGCCTTTTACCAAGAATGGCGGGATAAATTCATCACCAAGAAAGACATTGATAATATTGCCTCACTTGGGTTCAACGCGATTAGAATCCCCATGCACTATGAGCTGTTTCTCACCTCCACTCAACGATCAATGAGGAATAAGGCGATCATAGACACCACCCAACTAAACAATTATATCAATGGACTTTCCAAATGGCTGGATGAAGGCAGCTTGTTTGCCCATCCTGGCGAACTTGAAGGCATTCAAATCCTGGACAAGCTTTTGGGCTGGTGTGAAGCCAATGGCATGTATGTAATTTTAGACCTACATGCCGCCCCAGGAGGCCAAGGTACTGACGCCAATATCGCCGACATTTTGGTCAAAAATGACCTTTGGAACAGAAAAGATGAACAAGGACGACACATCTATCAAGAGGTTACAGTGGAACTTTGGAAAATGCTTTCCGGAAAATACATTGATGACAATAGAATTGCATGGTACGACCTGATCAACGAGCCTAATAACGTCCCTTCAAACGGCCCCATCCATGCCTTATTTGACCGTCTTATCACGACGATCAGGGAAATGGAAGACAGCCATTTGATCATGGTGGAAGGCAATGGTTGGGGGAACAATTATGACCTTATGGAACCATCCACTTTTGCCCATCCAGAAAACCTGATCTACAATGCCCATCGCTACTGGATACCAGCCGAGGAAGATACCATACTGGACCCTAATCCAAATCAAATTAACAGGATCGTCAACTTAACCGCTTTCAGAGACCGACATCAAGTACCTGTATGGGTAGGCGAAACTGGAGAAAACAACAACGCCTGGCTGAAGCAAAATATCGAAAAAATGGAAGAGGCGAATATCGGTTGGTGCCACTGGACGTATAAGCGATTTGACAAAAACGAAAATGCTGCGCTGAGAAGGATCCAGCCACCTTATCTGACAGAAGGCATATCAGTAATGCAGAAAGTCCTAAAAAACATCCAGTTCAGCAATACAATCCCGAATACCAAAACCATTCAAACTGTCGCCCCGACACCTTAA
- a CDS encoding SH3 domain-containing protein, with product MFNAKSYQEAYSHYTDLLQNEEAYSPAMLLKMAYITEGMGNYEDASLYLSKYYDHNPSQKVISKIKSLTDQPDLKGYTISDRAQFFKFLTDYQQPITGTFALLLVISLILVFVKHKTRQPKYMIPSAIIIILAFLSNNLLIAPQSGIIKESPTIIMGQPTAAGKFIDKVNPGHRVIIKSSEDMWYRIEWEGQDAYVKKNAVSKL from the coding sequence TTGTTTAATGCCAAAAGCTATCAAGAGGCCTACAGTCACTATACTGACCTCCTTCAAAATGAAGAAGCATACTCTCCAGCCATGCTTCTTAAAATGGCTTACATCACCGAAGGCATGGGAAACTACGAAGACGCCTCACTGTATCTCTCAAAATACTATGACCACAATCCTTCCCAAAAAGTAATCAGTAAAATCAAGTCGCTCACCGATCAACCCGACCTGAAGGGATACACCATTTCTGACAGAGCGCAATTCTTCAAGTTTCTCACCGATTACCAACAGCCCATCACGGGAACTTTTGCTTTGTTATTGGTCATTTCATTGATCCTTGTCTTTGTAAAACACAAGACCCGACAGCCAAAATACATGATTCCCTCCGCCATCATCATCATCCTTGCATTCCTGAGCAACAACCTCCTTATAGCTCCCCAGTCAGGGATCATCAAAGAAAGCCCAACCATCATCATGGGACAGCCTACCGCCGCGGGGAAATTCATCGACAAGGTCAATCCTGGACACAGGGTAATTATCAAGTCTTCGGAAGACATGTGGTATCGAATTGAATGGGAAGGGCAAG
- a CDS encoding glycoside hydrolase family 16 protein — protein MKKILSDLFHPPLALLVMGFFPTACSGQSEGPAPNIPAPSPPTDLGWEFENTPIWQDEFDYDGYPDPEKWGYDTGGHGWGNNELQFYTEDLENAKVGNGVLTITAKNEAKEANDFTSARLVSKGKGDFLYGRIEVKARLPKGKGTWPAIWMLPTDWEYGGWPASGEIDIMEHVGYDQGTVHITVHTEAFNHKMGTQVGKNRKVEHVSKAYHTYRVDWTPYAIRGYIDDALLFTFTNDGKGYASWPFDKPFHVLLNLAVGGDWGGAEGVDQEAFPASFSIDYVRVYRMIEK, from the coding sequence ATGAAAAAAATACTATCAGACCTATTTCACCCCCCATTGGCTCTCTTGGTGATGGGATTCTTCCCTACTGCCTGTTCTGGCCAGTCAGAAGGCCCTGCCCCCAACATCCCTGCACCATCACCACCAACAGACCTCGGGTGGGAATTTGAAAACACACCGATTTGGCAGGATGAATTTGACTATGACGGGTATCCTGATCCTGAAAAGTGGGGCTATGACACCGGTGGACACGGCTGGGGCAACAACGAACTCCAATTCTATACCGAAGACTTAGAAAATGCCAAGGTCGGAAATGGCGTATTGACCATTACGGCAAAAAACGAAGCCAAAGAAGCCAACGATTTTACCTCTGCTAGATTGGTCAGTAAAGGCAAGGGTGATTTTCTTTATGGTCGAATCGAAGTTAAAGCCCGTCTGCCAAAAGGAAAAGGCACCTGGCCAGCAATCTGGATGCTCCCCACCGATTGGGAATATGGTGGATGGCCAGCATCTGGAGAAATCGACATCATGGAGCACGTAGGGTATGACCAAGGCACTGTCCACATCACCGTACATACGGAGGCCTTTAACCATAAAATGGGCACCCAAGTAGGCAAAAACCGCAAGGTAGAACATGTCAGTAAAGCTTACCATACCTACCGGGTAGACTGGACGCCATACGCCATCAGAGGGTACATCGACGATGCATTGCTCTTCACTTTCACCAATGACGGAAAAGGGTACGCTTCCTGGCCCTTTGACAAGCCCTTTCATGTACTTCTTAACCTTGCCGTAGGAGGTGACTGGGGAGGTGCAGAGGGAGTGGATCAAGAAGCCTTTCCTGCCTCTTTCAGTATTGATTACGTAAGGGTGTACAGGATGATTGAAAAATAA